In the genome of Candidatus Zixiibacteriota bacterium, one region contains:
- a CDS encoding transglutaminase-like domain-containing protein, translating to MRHFLCVCLIALVIIALSPMDAAAENTIPKNVAAVLEVAGDNAPELQKVLDHYTKSGDTLKYQAACFLIGNMEGHKYVIFKFVDTAGETVEIDPLAYPDYDSLMADIYRIEDTRGEIDYEKDTVIEDVKAITADYLIENIDLAFEAWRTKPWATGLPFETFCEGVLPYRGSSEPLESWRREFMTKYANIADQMTDPSDAAKAATIINKDIRTWFGFDERFYLHPTDQGLREMLSNGLGRCEDMTNLAIYAMRANGLAVTSDYTPHWANSDGNHAWNALIMPDGSVLPLMGAEADPGEYSLSAKVGKAYRKAFGQQPGNLAFVKDSAQKVPRWLGGKSYKDVTSSYTTVSDVVIKFSEPVPDSVPFAYLCVFNSGDWRAIHWGKVEDQMALFTDMGTGVAYLPMFYLNEELVPAGSPFVLEDDGSMGMLIGHPDEQVALALVSETRRTIEKSTTGVVISALEPGKSYELFYWEDGWQTVGEGIAGEGPLEFAAPAGVLYRLVSSDSRDEERIFTWDGGQQIWW from the coding sequence ATGCGACATTTTCTTTGTGTCTGTTTGATCGCTCTTGTCATAATCGCTCTGTCACCGATGGATGCGGCGGCTGAGAATACCATCCCGAAAAATGTTGCGGCTGTGCTTGAGGTCGCTGGTGACAACGCACCCGAATTGCAAAAGGTGTTGGATCATTATACCAAGTCCGGCGACACCCTCAAGTATCAGGCGGCCTGTTTTCTGATCGGTAACATGGAGGGGCATAAGTATGTGATCTTCAAGTTTGTCGATACCGCCGGTGAAACGGTGGAGATTGACCCCCTGGCTTATCCGGACTACGATTCATTGATGGCTGATATTTACCGGATAGAAGATACGCGCGGGGAGATTGATTACGAGAAGGACACGGTGATTGAGGACGTGAAGGCGATCACGGCCGACTATCTGATTGAGAATATCGATCTGGCTTTCGAAGCCTGGCGCACCAAGCCGTGGGCAACCGGATTGCCGTTTGAAACTTTCTGTGAAGGTGTTTTGCCGTACAGGGGTTCCAGCGAGCCGCTTGAATCATGGCGGCGAGAGTTCATGACCAAGTATGCCAATATCGCCGATCAAATGACCGATCCATCCGATGCCGCCAAAGCTGCGACGATTATCAACAAAGATATCAGAACCTGGTTTGGATTCGACGAACGGTTTTATCTTCATCCGACCGATCAGGGCCTGCGCGAGATGCTATCCAATGGACTAGGGCGTTGCGAGGATATGACCAATCTGGCCATCTACGCTATGCGAGCCAACGGTCTGGCAGTTACCTCGGACTATACGCCGCATTGGGCCAACTCCGATGGTAACCATGCATGGAATGCTCTCATTATGCCGGACGGTTCGGTTTTGCCTTTGATGGGTGCTGAAGCCGATCCGGGTGAGTACAGCCTTTCGGCCAAAGTGGGCAAGGCGTACCGTAAGGCTTTCGGACAGCAACCGGGCAATCTCGCGTTTGTTAAGGACAGTGCGCAGAAAGTTCCTCGTTGGCTAGGGGGGAAGAGCTATAAGGATGTCACTAGCTCTTACACCACTGTTTCTGATGTCGTTATCAAATTCTCTGAACCAGTGCCGGACTCGGTGCCGTTTGCCTATTTGTGTGTTTTCAATTCCGGCGACTGGCGAGCGATTCATTGGGGCAAAGTCGAAGATCAGATGGCGTTGTTTACCGATATGGGCACCGGCGTGGCGTACTTGCCGATGTTTTATCTCAATGAAGAACTCGTCCCAGCTGGGTCGCCGTTTGTATTAGAAGATGACGGGTCGATGGGGATGTTAATTGGCCATCCCGATGAGCAAGTTGCGTTGGCACTAGTGTCGGAAACTCGTCGCACAATTGAGAAATCAACTACCGGAGTCGTGATATCGGCGCTCGAACCGGGCAAGAGCTACGAGCTGTTCTATTGGGAGGACGGATGGCAAACGGTCGGTGAAGGAATAGCCGGGGAAGGTCCGTTGGAATTCGCTGCTCCGGCCGGAGTGTTATATCGGTTAGTGTCATCGGATTCGAGAGACGAAGAGCGCATATTTACATGGGACGGTGGGCAACAGATATGGTGGTAG
- the trmB gene encoding tRNA (guanosine(46)-N7)-methyltransferase TrmB yields MKTFPFQYEAGKPILIYPEGSETKGGDVLEIGPGRGDLLLDLAEAMPAARLVAIEIGKRRYYRLIPRIEKRGLSNIQLIGGDARIVLTNHFSQGAFDKIYVLFPDPWPKKRHAYRRLLNTEFIELLTRFLTVDGDLFMATDVDWYAEWAANNAESLPQLENMGNPYVDASELFSYTPTYFEQKWRADGRSIYYMRFRRLEHAGPSSTDPR; encoded by the coding sequence ATGAAAACATTTCCCTTCCAATATGAGGCCGGCAAGCCGATCCTGATTTATCCTGAAGGATCAGAAACGAAGGGGGGAGATGTACTTGAAATCGGACCCGGTCGCGGTGATCTGCTGCTGGACCTGGCCGAGGCGATGCCTGCCGCTCGGCTGGTGGCCATCGAAATCGGAAAGAGAAGATATTATCGGCTGATTCCCCGGATCGAAAAACGGGGTCTGAGTAACATCCAATTAATTGGTGGTGACGCCCGCATCGTTCTAACCAACCATTTCAGCCAGGGGGCGTTTGATAAAATTTATGTTCTTTTCCCTGATCCCTGGCCCAAGAAACGTCACGCTTACAGACGACTTCTCAATACTGAGTTTATCGAATTGCTCACCCGTTTTCTCACCGTCGATGGTGATCTGTTTATGGCCACCGATGTCGACTGGTATGCCGAGTGGGCGGCGAACAATGCTGAGAGTCTGCCACAACTGGAGAATATGGGGAACCCGTATGTGGATGCTTCGGAGTTGTTCAGCTACACCCCTACTTATTTTGAGCAGAAATGGCGGGCTGATGGAAGATCGATTTACTATATGCGGTTTCGACGTTTGGAGCACGCAGGTCCGTCATCGACGGACCCGCGCTAA
- a CDS encoding ABC transporter ATP-binding protein/permease, with the protein MLAKIKWFWKYYRDYPGVIAILLLLTPIQVALQVTIPRLIGFTVDVLKTGELPEHWLAIGLADLGLKYDLGPTESFGCAFIILGLFSHIMYAYFQSWRAWMNLKLEWLFRQDAFNQIVTKGPDFFNRFRTGDLITRMTDDVAEKLSWFACSGIFRLYEACLAVTFIIVMMISIDPILTLWTTGPLPLLIVIFFITSSLLDKRYDWLQKKISNFNDTMEACFSGVRVVKAYVRETAQMKKFNEAARDRRKAEIGAVKVTTVVDSLYNYIWQFGVVIVLVAGGYKVLYSDLSIGDLATFIYYVTWLVFPMFDIGQFLVKSRQSAVSINRLLELENVPPMVADNGTSNGDRLAGGLNLQNVSFAFEGSEHRILSDVSIEIEAGQTVAIVGKIGSGKSWLVNMIPRLVDPTGGMIDLDGRDLRQFTLEDLRRNVGFVPQEPVLFNDTIRNNILIGRDGISPALIDWAIEVSQLGQDLKDFTEGLETPIGTRGVAISGGQKQRLGLARALVGKPQLLILDDCTSALDSDTEAALWDRLNEVMPEITAILITHRPDTLERADKIFVLDEGRLAEEGTHAALIAREGLYARIYKRYQLAEEVG; encoded by the coding sequence ATGCTGGCTAAGATAAAATGGTTTTGGAAATACTATCGGGACTACCCTGGCGTGATTGCGATCCTGCTGCTACTGACTCCTATACAGGTGGCACTGCAGGTGACCATTCCACGCCTGATCGGGTTTACTGTTGATGTCCTGAAAACCGGTGAGTTACCCGAGCACTGGCTGGCGATCGGTCTGGCTGACTTAGGTTTAAAGTATGATCTGGGTCCGACCGAGTCGTTTGGCTGCGCTTTCATAATCCTCGGTCTGTTCTCCCACATAATGTATGCCTACTTCCAGTCATGGCGCGCGTGGATGAACCTGAAACTCGAGTGGTTGTTTCGTCAGGATGCTTTTAACCAGATTGTCACTAAAGGACCGGATTTTTTCAATCGCTTCCGGACCGGTGATCTTATCACCAGGATGACCGACGACGTGGCTGAGAAACTATCGTGGTTCGCATGTTCAGGGATATTCAGGCTGTATGAGGCCTGTCTGGCAGTGACGTTCATTATTGTTATGATGATTTCAATCGACCCGATCCTGACCCTGTGGACAACAGGTCCGTTGCCGTTGTTGATCGTGATTTTCTTTATCACTTCGTCGCTCCTGGACAAGCGCTACGATTGGTTGCAGAAGAAGATATCCAATTTCAACGACACGATGGAAGCCTGCTTCTCCGGTGTGCGAGTAGTCAAAGCTTATGTTCGCGAAACAGCCCAGATGAAGAAATTCAACGAGGCAGCCAGAGATAGACGGAAGGCCGAGATCGGCGCCGTCAAGGTTACTACCGTCGTTGATTCGCTGTATAACTACATCTGGCAGTTTGGCGTTGTGATTGTACTGGTAGCTGGTGGCTACAAGGTTTTGTATTCGGATTTGTCGATCGGCGATCTGGCTACATTTATCTACTATGTGACCTGGCTGGTCTTCCCCATGTTTGACATCGGGCAGTTCCTGGTCAAATCACGGCAATCGGCGGTGTCGATCAACCGTTTGTTGGAACTGGAGAATGTCCCGCCTATGGTAGCCGATAATGGCACGAGCAACGGGGATCGTCTGGCAGGAGGTCTCAACCTGCAAAACGTCTCGTTTGCATTTGAAGGATCTGAGCACCGAATACTCTCAGACGTTTCGATAGAGATTGAAGCCGGTCAGACGGTCGCCATCGTGGGAAAAATCGGCTCCGGCAAGAGCTGGCTGGTGAACATGATTCCGCGACTGGTCGATCCGACCGGGGGAATGATTGATCTGGATGGTCGTGACCTGCGCCAGTTCACCCTGGAGGACCTGCGCCGCAATGTCGGGTTTGTACCCCAGGAACCGGTGTTATTCAACGACACCATTCGGAACAATATCCTCATCGGTCGGGATGGAATATCTCCTGCCCTGATCGACTGGGCCATTGAGGTGTCGCAGTTAGGCCAGGACCTGAAGGACTTTACGGAAGGATTGGAGACACCTATCGGTACCCGCGGAGTGGCAATCTCCGGTGGTCAGAAACAACGGTTGGGACTGGCTCGGGCGCTGGTTGGCAAACCACAATTGCTGATTCTGGATGACTGCACATCGGCGCTCGACTCGGACACGGAGGCCGCATTGTGGGATCGTCTCAATGAGGTTATGCCGGAGATAACAGCCATCCTGATAACGCACCGACCAGATACGCTGGAGCGCGCGGACAAAATCTTCGTGCTTGATGAAGGACGGTTAGCGGAAGAAGGAACCCATGCGGCGTTGATCGCACGGGAAGGTCTCTATGCCCGTATTTACAAACGCTATCAATTGGCAGAGGAGGTTGGTTAG
- a CDS encoding ABC transporter ATP-binding protein/permease: MIAEFYEDEKNTREEQEITLGRALGRLMPFLREQRKRLAYCLGLLIVVTVMSLAWPWLLQGAIDGPLNDQVTGSDLEAAFMTLLGIGLIVVLLQIATIVLQYVQRVKLEVIGQNIMLQLKQKLFDHILSLDVPFFDKHPVGRLMARVESDTESLRMLFTNTVVLIVGDVIMMIGIYSIMLYVHWKLALTLIVFLPLLAVLTWIFHRLTTHRFLEVRKRMAEVTATLTEYLQGMSIVQIFHRGDWASERVFRVNERKFSEDAWVNIAVCVFFNLLFYFEWVKIGIVLLMGAVWDVSAGTIVMFIILIWKEFDPIARTADQLGTFQKGLAGARRIFAILAIEPKVVDPVQPVRWESLKEGIRFENVWFSYSDDDNWVLRDVSFEIPVGQRIALAGVTGGGKSTVISLLLRLYDPQKGRITVDGIDIRNITKADLRRRFGLVLQDIILFPGNVASNIGLESETVSHEQIVTACLTVAADPVIRKLPDGYQSTVSEKGSNFSRGERQLLSFARALAVDPDLLILDEATSSVDPETERTIQASLTKLMANRTSLIIAHRLSTILDVDRILVIRYGKIIEQGTHIELLLQDGYYSKLFHLQFKNRNGVASDAG; this comes from the coding sequence ATGATTGCAGAGTTCTATGAAGATGAAAAAAATACGCGTGAAGAGCAGGAGATAACGCTCGGACGCGCTCTCGGGCGCCTGATGCCTTTCCTCCGCGAGCAACGGAAGCGACTGGCCTACTGTCTTGGGCTCCTCATTGTGGTGACTGTTATGTCTCTGGCGTGGCCGTGGCTACTCCAGGGAGCAATTGATGGACCCCTCAACGACCAGGTCACAGGATCCGACCTTGAGGCAGCCTTCATGACGCTACTCGGTATCGGTCTGATCGTCGTGCTGTTGCAGATCGCAACGATTGTGCTTCAGTATGTACAACGGGTAAAGCTGGAAGTGATTGGTCAGAACATCATGCTGCAACTGAAGCAGAAGTTGTTCGATCACATTCTTTCGCTGGACGTTCCGTTTTTCGATAAGCACCCGGTTGGCCGACTGATGGCGCGAGTGGAATCCGACACCGAATCGCTGCGAATGTTGTTCACCAACACCGTTGTGCTGATCGTGGGGGATGTAATTATGATGATTGGCATCTACTCCATCATGCTCTACGTCCACTGGAAACTGGCTCTCACCCTGATAGTATTCCTGCCGCTGCTGGCGGTGTTGACCTGGATATTCCACCGGCTGACCACCCATCGTTTCCTGGAGGTTCGCAAGCGGATGGCCGAAGTTACCGCCACCTTGACTGAGTATCTGCAAGGTATGTCTATTGTTCAGATATTCCATCGCGGCGACTGGGCAAGCGAGCGTGTCTTTCGGGTCAATGAACGCAAGTTCAGCGAAGACGCCTGGGTCAATATTGCGGTCTGTGTTTTCTTCAACCTGCTGTTCTATTTTGAGTGGGTGAAGATTGGAATAGTGCTTCTGATGGGAGCAGTGTGGGATGTTTCAGCCGGAACCATAGTGATGTTTATCATTCTCATCTGGAAAGAGTTTGATCCCATCGCACGGACTGCCGACCAGCTCGGAACTTTCCAGAAGGGTTTGGCCGGAGCGCGACGGATCTTTGCCATACTGGCGATTGAGCCCAAGGTCGTTGACCCGGTTCAGCCGGTCAGGTGGGAAAGCCTGAAAGAAGGCATCAGGTTTGAGAATGTCTGGTTTTCTTACAGTGATGATGACAACTGGGTTTTGCGTGACGTCAGCTTTGAGATTCCGGTCGGTCAGAGAATCGCTCTGGCCGGTGTCACCGGTGGAGGTAAGTCGACAGTCATATCGTTGCTACTGCGATTGTACGATCCCCAGAAGGGACGGATCACCGTAGACGGTATAGATATCCGCAACATCACGAAAGCTGATCTGCGGCGACGTTTCGGCCTGGTCTTGCAGGACATAATCCTGTTCCCGGGTAACGTGGCGTCCAATATCGGTCTCGAATCGGAAACGGTCAGTCATGAACAGATTGTGACCGCCTGTCTGACAGTCGCCGCCGATCCGGTCATCCGGAAACTGCCGGATGGCTACCAATCGACGGTTTCGGAGAAAGGCAGCAATTTCAGTCGTGGCGAGCGACAACTGCTCTCTTTCGCTCGTGCCCTGGCGGTCGATCCGGATTTGCTTATTCTGGATGAGGCTACAAGCTCAGTCGATCCCGAAACGGAACGAACGATTCAGGCCTCGCTCACCAAGCTCATGGCTAATCGTACGTCACTGATTATTGCTCATCGCCTGTCGACGATTCTCGATGTTGACCGGATTTTGGTTATCCGGTACGGGAAAATCATCGAACAGGGGACACATATAGAATTGTTGCTGCAGGACGGCTACTACTCGAAGCTGTTCCACCTGCAGTTCAAGAATAGAAATGGAGTCGCATCAGATGCTGGCTAA